GCCCTTGAGCGCCAGCAGCCCGGCGCGGGTCTCGGGCCGGCCGGCGCTGCGGTCGAGCGCCACCTCCCCCGCGGCCAGCGCGGTCGCCAGCACCGCCAGCGTCGCCTGCCGGCTGCGGGGCATCGGCATCGCGTCGCCGGGCAGCGCGGCCACCTGCGCCGGCGTCGGGAAGACGCGGGTCACGCCGTCGCGGTGCAGCGCCTCGGGCAGGTCGTCCCCGGCGAGCTCGGCGAGCACCCCGCCGAGGCGGTTGGCCGCCTTGAGCGACACCTGCTGGCCCAGCACGGTCCGCAGGGCGATCTCGTCGCCGTCGACGTGGCCGGGGGTGCGCAGTCCCGGTCGGGACCGCAGCGAGCCGGCCAGTACCGGGTCGTCACCGAGCGCGGAGCCCACGGCGTCGGGGTCGCAGCCGGCGTCGAGCAGCCGCCGGCACCGCTCGACGGCCGAGCCGACGTCGCGGACGTCGGACACGGTCAGGTGGCCGCGCACCAGGCCCGTGACGGCGGCGTCGGCGAGGTCGAGCCGGACCACGCCGTACCCGTGGGGCAGCCGGAGGCTGCGGGTGTACCACCCCGGCCCTGCGGCTTCCACGCGCGGCACCAGGTGGAAGGCGAGGAACTGGGCCATCCGGTCGGCGTCGAAGGGCAGGCGGACCGGGATGCGGACGTCGACGCCCACGACGGCGCCGGGGCCGGCGGGTGCCGACCCGCTGCGCGACCGTCCGCCCCTCAGCTCGGTCGGCGTCGCGGCGTACACCTCCTGCACGGTGTCGTTGAACTGCCGGACGCTGGCGAAGCCGGCCGCGAACGCGATGTCGGCCGTGCGCCAGTCGGTCGTCTCGAGCAGGACCCGGGCGTCGTGGGCACGGCGGGCGCGCGCCAGCGCCAGCGGGCCGGCCCCGAGCTCGGCGACCAGGAGACGGTTGAGGTGGCGCGCGCTGTAGCCCAGGCGCGCGGCCAGGCCCTCCACGCCGTCGCGGTCGACGACACCGTCCGCGATCAGGCGCATCGCGCGACCGGCGGTGTCGGCCGCGACGTCCCAGCGCGGGGAGTCCGGGGTGGCGTCCGGCAGGCACCGGCGGCAGGCACGGAACCCCGCCGCCTGTGCCGACGCCGCCGTGGGGTGGAAGGTGACGTTGCGCTGGTGCGGCGTCCGCGCGGGGCACGAGGGCCGGCAGTAGATGCCGGTGGTGCGGACCGCGGTGTAGAAGACCCCGTCGAAGCGGCGGTCGCGGCTCGAGACGGCGCGGTAGCACGCGTCGGCGTCGGGGAGCGCGAGCGCGGCGGACGGTGTCATGTCCCCATCCTGCGTCGTCCGCGGTCGTGGTGCTAGCGGGAATCGGACGCCGCCCCACGCACGAGAAAGGGCCCTGCCTCGTGGAGACAGGGCCCTCCATTCTCGTACCCCCGACCGGATTCGAACCGGCGCTACCGCCTTGAGAGGGCGGCGTGCTAGGCCGCTACACAACGGGGGCGTGAACCGCGAGAGAGCCTAGCGGAGGGCGGTGACCCGGCCAAATCGGCCGGCCCGTGCCTCCCGCGCACAGCGGGACTCTCGTCGTTCGCTGGGGTACTAGGACTCGAACCTAGACTAACTGGACCAGAACCAGTCGGGCTGCCAATTACCCCATACCCCATGGGATGTGGGCCTCTCGCGAGACCCGGTCGGCTTCTCTCGAAGCCCGGTTGAGAATACACGTCAGGCCGGGTCTGACCAAAAGCGGGGACCGCCCGAGAGGTGCCTCACACCGGCCCCGCGGACACCGCCTGGGCGGGCTGCTGCTCCGGCTCGTCGAGGTGGGGTGGACGGGTCGTGGTCTGCACCTTCATCCGCCTGGCCAGCCACAGCACGAGCACGGCGTACACCAGCGACTGGGTGAGCGTGACCGGGATGTTCCACCAACTGACGTCGCCCGGGTCGAGGGCGGAGTCGAGGTCGGTGAAGGCGATCGCGAAGCCGAACGCGAGGTAGTTGTTGAGCACGTGCAGGGCGATGCCGGCCTCGAGCCCCCCGGTGCGGATCACCAGCCAGGCGGCGATCAGCCCGAACATGAAGCGGTCGAAGAACAACGGCGGGTCGAACTGCAGGTGCGCCACCGCGAAGAGCAGCGCGGTCAGCACGATGCTGATCCACTTGTGCCGCGCCAGCGCCCCGATGGCCTGCAGCAGGTAGCCGCGGAACGCGTACTCCTCGCCGGCGGCTTGGAAGGGCGTGGTGAGGAGCACGACGACCGCCAGCGCGATGGTGGTGCCGGTGACGGCGTTGGCCTGGCCGGCCACGTCGGGGTTCGCGCTCTGCGGCACCAGCGCGCCGACGACCACCTGGGCGATCAGCGCGACCACGGCCATGCCGGCACACCCGGCCATGAACGTCCAGCGCAGCTTGGGCACCACCGAGGAGGACCAGCGCAGGCGCAGGTGGTGCAGCCAGCGCATCACGAGACCGACCCACAGGATCATCGCGCCGAGGGCGACGTTGAGGTAGAGCAGCCCCGAGGGAGTCAGCTTCTCCAGGGTGGCGGCCTGGAAGATGCGGTCGCCGTAGCTCATGTCCCCGGGCTCGAAGAGCGCGGCGACGAGCAGCACCGGGAAGGTGATCAGTGGGAGCACGATGACCAGACCGAGGACCACGAGCAGGACGCCGACGAGGGGCTTCCAGGTCCGGTAGGTCCAGGTCCGCAGCATCTGGTGGTAGGGCCGGGGCTCGGGGTGCGGGAAGGCCCAGCGCGGGTCCGGCTCCGGCGGCGGCTGGAACGGGGGTGCGGGCTGCTGCCAGCCCGGCGGCGGACCCCAGCCGGGAGGCTGCTGGCCGTACGGCGACTGGCCGTACGGCGGCTGCGGTTGCGGGTAGGGCTGCGGGTAGGGCTGGGGGTAGGGCTGGCCCCACCCCGACTGGCCGTAGGGGTCCTGGCCGGGGGGCGGACCCCAGCCGGGCTGCCCGTACGGCGGCGCTCCCCCGGGGCCGCTCATGCCGCGACGGCCCCGTCGAGGCGGGCCAGCGAACGCTCGCGCCCGAGCAGCTCCATGGACTCGAAGAGCGGCGGCGAGATCCGACGACCGGTGATCGCGACGCGGACGGCGCCGAAGGCGTTGCGCGGCTTGAGGCCGAGGTCCTCGATCAGCGCGCTCCGCAGGGCCGCCTCGATCGACTCGGTCGTCCACGCGTCCAGGGAGCCCAGCGCCTCGCGAGCCGCCCGGACCACGGTCTGACCGTCCTCGGTCTCCACCAGCTTGGCGGCGTCCGCGGGGTCGAGCGCGAAGCCGTCCTCGGCCACGAAGAGGAAGCCCAGCATGTCCACGGACTCCGCCAGGTTGCCCATGCGCTCCTGCACCAGTGGCGACGCCGCCGCCAGCAGCGACGACTCCTCGCGCGAGAGCGGGTCGTCCACGAGGCCGGCGGCGTGCAGGAAGGGGACCATCCGGCGCGCGGCCTCCTCGACGGGCAGCGCCCGCAGGTGCGTGGCGTTGATCGCCTCGGCCTTCTTGAGGTCGAAGCGCGCCGGGTTGGGGTTGACCCGGTCGATCTCGAAGGCCGCCACCATCTCCTCCATGGAGAAGATGTCGCGGTCCTCGGCGATCGCCCAGCCCAGGAGGGCCAGGTAGTTCAGCAGCCCCTCGGGCAGGAAGCCCTGGTCGCGGTAGCCGAGCAGGTTGGCCTCCGGGTCGCGCTTGGACAGCTTCCGGTTGCCCTGGCCCATGACGTAGGGCAGATGGCCGAAGCGGGGCGGCGTACCGCTGCCGACGCCGATCTCGGCGAGCGCGGCGTGCAGCGCGATCTGCCGCGGGGTCGAGGACAGCAGGTCCTCGCCGCGCAGCACGTGGGTGATCTCCATCAGCGCGTCGTCGAGCGGGTTGACGAGCGTGTAGAGCGGGTGGCCGTTGCCGCGCACCAGCACGTAGTCGGGCACGTGCTCGCTCTGGAAGGTGATCTCGCCGCGCACCAGGTCGTCGAAGGTGATCGCCGCGTCCGGCATCCGGAAGCGGACGACCGGGCGGCGGCCCTCCTCGACGTACGCCGCGCGCGCCTCGTCGCCGAGGTCGCGGCAGTGGCCGTCGTAGCCCGGGGTGCGGCCCTCCGCACGGGCCTTCTCGTTGCGCTCGTCGAGCTCGGCCTGCGAGCAGTAGCAGTGGTAGGCCTTCCCGGCGGCCAGCAGCTTGTCGGCCACCTCGGCGTAGGTGTCGAAGCGCTCCGACTGCCGGTAGGGGCCGAAGTCGCCGCCCACCTCCGGGCCCTCGTCCCAGTCGAAGCCGAGCCAGCGCATGACCTCGAGGATCGTGTCGTAGGACTCCTGGGAGTCGCGCGCGGCGTCGGTGTCCTCGACGCGGAAGACGAACGTGCCGCCGTGGTGGCGCGCGAAGGCCCAGTTGAACAGCGCCGTCCGGGCCAGGCCGACGTGCGGCGACCCCGTCGGTGAGGGACAGAACCGGACGCGGACGGGAGACGCCGGGGCGTCAGTCACGGGAGACCACCTTGTTGTTGAGAGTGCCGATGCCGTCGATGACGACGTCCACCTCGTCGCCGACCTCCATCGGCCCGACGCCCTCCGGGGTGCCGGTGAGGATGACGTCGCCGGGCAGCAGGGTCATGACGGAGGAGACGTAGGAGACCAGGGTCGGGACGTCGAAGATCAGGTCCTTCGTGGTGCCGTCCTGCTTGAGGTCGCCGTTGAGGAAGGTGCGCACGCGCAGGTCGGAGGCGTCGAGGTCGGTCTCGACCCACGGGCCCAGCGGGCAGAAGGAGTCGAACCCCTTGGCGCGGGTGAACTGGACGTCGGAGCGCTGCAGGTCGCGGGCCGTGACGTCGTTGCCGACGGTGTAGCCGAAGACGACATCCGCGACCTTCTCGACCGGCACGTCACGGCAGATCCGTCCGACCACCACGGCCAGCTCGCCCTCGAAGTGGACGTTGCGGGACTGGCGCGGGTAGAACACCGGGTCGCCGGGGCCGACCACCGACGTGTTCGGCTTGAGGAACATCAACGGTTCCTCGGGCAGGTCGCTGCCCATCTCGGCGGCGTGCGCGGCGTAGTTGCGCCCGATGCCGACCACCTTGCTGCGGGGCAGCACGGGCGCCAGCAGCCGGACGTCGGCCAGCCGGAAGCTCTGGTCGGTCGGCTTCATCCCGACGTAGAGCGGGTCGCCGGCCAGGGCCACGATGCTCGCGTCGGGGTCCAGCTCGCCGTGCTCGTCCAGGTCTCCGGTGACGACCCCGAACTGGGGGTCCTCACCCGTGGTGAATCTCGCGATGCGCACCGTCCGAGCCTACCGGTGGGGAGGGGCCGCTCCCGCGACTAGGCTCGACGCTGTGGACGGCACGACGGATCTCGCTCGGGCGACCGTCCTGCCACCGTCGGTGTGGCAGGGACGGCGCGCCGCCCACGAGGCACGCGTCGACCGCTGGACGGCCCCCTTCCTCGCGCGTCGGCGCGTGGGCGGCAGCCACCCGGTCGAGGACTTCCTGTTCACCTACTACTCCCAGCGGCCGGCCGCGCTGCGCCGCTGGCACCCCGGGTACGGCGTGGCCCTGGTCGACGGGGCCGACTGGCTGTCGCTGACCGGGTACGTCGAGGGGCCCGACGGGGTGGGGGTCTCCCCCGACCTCCTGGCCACGCGCCGGCCCGTGCTCTCCCAGGTCCACTGGCTGCTGGCCGCGACCGCCGGGCGGGCGCCGCACTTCGGCTGCTTCGGGATGCACGAGTGGGCGATGGTCTACCGGCAGTCGCCGGACGACGTGCGGCACGCGTCCTGGCCGCTGCGCCTCGGCACAACGGGGACCGACGAGGTCGTCGAGGGCCACCGGGTCGCCTGCTCGCACTTCGACGCGTTCCGGTTCTTCACCGAGCCGGCGCGCGGGCTCAACACGCTGCAACCGGGCCGGGAGGACCGGCCGGCGTTCGAGCAGCCCGCCTGCCTGCACGCCGGGATGGACCTCTACAAGCACGCCTTCCGGCTCACCCCGCTCGTCGCCTCGGAGCTGGTCGCCGACTGCTTCGCGCTGGCGTGGGACATCCGCGTGCTCGACATGCGCGCGTCGCCGTACGACTTCTCGGGGCTGGCGGGGTGGGACCACGCCCCGGTGCGGGTCGAGACGGCGGAGGGCAAGGCCGAGTACGCCGCCGCGCAGCGCACCTTCGCCGAGCGCGGCGCACCGTTGCGGGCGCGGCTGATCGAGGAGTGCGAGCGCCTGCTGGCCTCCTAGGCCGACGAGACCCGGACGTCATCGGGGTGCTCGGCGCGGGTCTCGTGACCCGGCTCGTCGTTCGCACGTCGCGGGCGCGGCAGCCCTAGTCCTTGGCGAGGTAGAAGCAGAAGGGGTGGCCGGCGGGGTCGAGCATGACGCGGACGTCGTCCTGGGGCTGGTGCTCGGCGAGCTCGGCGCCGCAGTGGAGCCCCCACGCCACCGCGGCGTCCACCTCATCGACCTCGAGGTCCAGGTGGAGCTGCATCTGCGGCACCCCCTCGACGGTCGGCCACACCGGCCGTCGGTGCAGCGGCTCGGAGGCGAAGGCGAGGTTGTAGCCGGCGCTCTCCGAGGGGGCGAGCGTCGTCCACTCCGGGCTCTCGTGGAAGATCGTCCACCCGAGCAGACGCTCGTAGAAGTGGGCCAGGGCCGGGCCGTCGACGGCGTCGAGGACCACCCCGAACCAGGTGGTCGGCACCCGGGCCGGCGGCGCCCCTGCTGCTGTGTCAGTCATGCAGGAACCTCCCAGCGGCCGGGAGGGCCACCCTGGCACACGGGGTCGAGGTGACGGAAGACCCGACCGCAGGGGTACGACGTACTCGACGCGGCTAGCGCAGAGGTACGAGGGCGGGACCGTACGTCGCGCTCATGTGCCCGACGCCCTCGTTCGCCCAGAATGGGGTGATACCGGCGGGGGCGGCCCGCTGTGATGACGAGGGACACGATGACGCACCTTCTGGACCACCACAGCCATCAGGGCCCCGACGGCCGCGACGCCACCCAGGCGGTGGCCGACGCCGTACGCTCCCGCGTCCTCCCGAGCCTGGCGGCCTTCTTCGACCAGGGGCTGAGGCTGCTCGCGTGCACGGAGCAGTTCGCCGCCGAGCAGGGC
This DNA window, taken from Nocardioides sp. HDW12B, encodes the following:
- the gltX gene encoding glutamate--tRNA ligase encodes the protein MTDAPASPVRVRFCPSPTGSPHVGLARTALFNWAFARHHGGTFVFRVEDTDAARDSQESYDTILEVMRWLGFDWDEGPEVGGDFGPYRQSERFDTYAEVADKLLAAGKAYHCYCSQAELDERNEKARAEGRTPGYDGHCRDLGDEARAAYVEEGRRPVVRFRMPDAAITFDDLVRGEITFQSEHVPDYVLVRGNGHPLYTLVNPLDDALMEITHVLRGEDLLSSTPRQIALHAALAEIGVGSGTPPRFGHLPYVMGQGNRKLSKRDPEANLLGYRDQGFLPEGLLNYLALLGWAIAEDRDIFSMEEMVAAFEIDRVNPNPARFDLKKAEAINATHLRALPVEEAARRMVPFLHAAGLVDDPLSREESSLLAAASPLVQERMGNLAESVDMLGFLFVAEDGFALDPADAAKLVETEDGQTVVRAAREALGSLDAWTTESIEAALRSALIEDLGLKPRNAFGAVRVAITGRRISPPLFESMELLGRERSLARLDGAVAA
- a CDS encoding fumarylacetoacetate hydrolase family protein — its product is MRIARFTTGEDPQFGVVTGDLDEHGELDPDASIVALAGDPLYVGMKPTDQSFRLADVRLLAPVLPRSKVVGIGRNYAAHAAEMGSDLPEEPLMFLKPNTSVVGPGDPVFYPRQSRNVHFEGELAVVVGRICRDVPVEKVADVVFGYTVGNDVTARDLQRSDVQFTRAKGFDSFCPLGPWVETDLDASDLRVRTFLNGDLKQDGTTKDLIFDVPTLVSYVSSVMTLLPGDVILTGTPEGVGPMEVGDEVDVVIDGIGTLNNKVVSRD
- a CDS encoding VOC family protein, producing MTDTAAGAPPARVPTTWFGVVLDAVDGPALAHFYERLLGWTIFHESPEWTTLAPSESAGYNLAFASEPLHRRPVWPTVEGVPQMQLHLDLEVDEVDAAVAWGLHCGAELAEHQPQDDVRVMLDPAGHPFCFYLAKD
- a CDS encoding 3-methyladenine DNA glycosylase; translated protein: MDGTTDLARATVLPPSVWQGRRAAHEARVDRWTAPFLARRRVGGSHPVEDFLFTYYSQRPAALRRWHPGYGVALVDGADWLSLTGYVEGPDGVGVSPDLLATRRPVLSQVHWLLAATAGRAPHFGCFGMHEWAMVYRQSPDDVRHASWPLRLGTTGTDEVVEGHRVACSHFDAFRFFTEPARGLNTLQPGREDRPAFEQPACLHAGMDLYKHAFRLTPLVASELVADCFALAWDIRVLDMRASPYDFSGLAGWDHAPVRVETAEGKAEYAAAQRTFAERGAPLRARLIEECERLLAS
- a CDS encoding Ada metal-binding domain-containing protein, with product MTPSAALALPDADACYRAVSSRDRRFDGVFYTAVRTTGIYCRPSCPARTPHQRNVTFHPTAASAQAAGFRACRRCLPDATPDSPRWDVAADTAGRAMRLIADGVVDRDGVEGLAARLGYSARHLNRLLVAELGAGPLALARARRAHDARVLLETTDWRTADIAFAAGFASVRQFNDTVQEVYAATPTELRGGRSRSGSAPAGPGAVVGVDVRIPVRLPFDADRMAQFLAFHLVPRVEAAGPGWYTRSLRLPHGYGVVRLDLADAAVTGLVRGHLTVSDVRDVGSAVERCRRLLDAGCDPDAVGSALGDDPVLAGSLRSRPGLRTPGHVDGDEIALRTVLGQQVSLKAANRLGGVLAELAGDDLPEALHRDGVTRVFPTPAQVAALPGDAMPMPRSRQATLAVLATALAAGEVALDRSAGRPETRAGLLALKGVGPWTADYVLMRALGDPDVFLPGDVAVRAVLADHGVSGSGALADFADRVSPWRSYAVMHLWAERLDALAAPTSTTPTPREDPR
- a CDS encoding CPBP family intramembrane glutamic endopeptidase, which encodes MSGPGGAPPYGQPGWGPPPGQDPYGQSGWGQPYPQPYPQPYPQPQPPYGQSPYGQQPPGWGPPPGWQQPAPPFQPPPEPDPRWAFPHPEPRPYHQMLRTWTYRTWKPLVGVLLVVLGLVIVLPLITFPVLLVAALFEPGDMSYGDRIFQAATLEKLTPSGLLYLNVALGAMILWVGLVMRWLHHLRLRWSSSVVPKLRWTFMAGCAGMAVVALIAQVVVGALVPQSANPDVAGQANAVTGTTIALAVVVLLTTPFQAAGEEYAFRGYLLQAIGALARHKWISIVLTALLFAVAHLQFDPPLFFDRFMFGLIAAWLVIRTGGLEAGIALHVLNNYLAFGFAIAFTDLDSALDPGDVSWWNIPVTLTQSLVYAVLVLWLARRMKVQTTTRPPHLDEPEQQPAQAVSAGPV